One genomic segment of Pseudomonas fortuita includes these proteins:
- a CDS encoding pseudouridine synthase, producing the protein MTAPFDPARQQASTVCLPPGNWATVLDCLCDHFKAIDRAQWLDRFARGRVLDAEGRAIAAELPYKRGLRLHYFREVANERPIPVQEVVLHADEHLVVADKPHFLPVTPTGEYVEQTLLRRLIRRLDNPHLVPLHRIDRHTAGLVLFSANPHSRSVYQRLFPERRIDKRYQAIAAAMPQHAFPLVHKSRLVHGEPFFRMHEVEGEANSETLAEVLEKNGELWRYGLSPVTGKTHQLRVHMAALGAGICNDPFYPQLLTAEDDYQRPLKLLAQSLRFEDPLSGEERYFESRLRLDW; encoded by the coding sequence ATGACCGCGCCCTTCGACCCCGCCCGCCAGCAAGCCAGCACGGTGTGCCTGCCCCCCGGTAACTGGGCGACGGTGCTCGATTGCCTGTGCGACCATTTCAAGGCCATCGACCGCGCCCAGTGGCTTGACCGTTTTGCCCGTGGCCGGGTACTGGATGCCGAGGGGCGGGCGATTGCTGCCGAGTTACCCTACAAGCGTGGCCTGCGTTTGCACTACTTCCGCGAAGTGGCGAACGAGCGGCCGATCCCGGTGCAGGAAGTGGTACTGCACGCGGACGAACACTTGGTGGTGGCCGACAAGCCGCATTTCCTGCCGGTGACGCCGACGGGCGAGTACGTCGAGCAGACCTTGCTGCGCCGCCTGATTCGTCGCCTGGATAACCCGCATCTGGTGCCGTTGCACCGCATAGACCGGCACACCGCCGGGCTTGTGCTGTTTTCCGCCAACCCGCACAGCCGCAGCGTTTACCAACGCCTGTTCCCCGAGCGGCGCATCGACAAGCGCTACCAGGCCATTGCGGCGGCGATGCCGCAGCATGCATTTCCGCTGGTGCACAAAAGCCGCCTGGTGCATGGCGAGCCGTTTTTCCGTATGCATGAGGTGGAGGGTGAGGCCAACAGTGAAACCTTGGCCGAGGTGCTGGAAAAGAATGGGGAGCTGTGGCGCTATGGGCTGTCACCAGTGACCGGCAAGACCCATCAGTTGCGCGTGCACATGGCAGCCTTGGGGGCGGGAATCTGCAATGACCCGTTCTACCCGCAGCTGCTTACTGCAGAGGATGACTACCAACGGCCGCTGAAACTGCTGGCGCAGAGCTTGCGTTTCGAAGACCCGTTGAGCGGCGAAGAACGCTATTTCGAGAGCCGCCTGCGGCTGGACTGGTAA
- a CDS encoding methyl-accepting chemotaxis protein, giving the protein MRNNQPITQRERTFPAQQRLISTTNAKGVITYCNDAFIDISGFTREELTGAPHNLVRHPDVPPAVFAHMWQTLKQGQPWMGIVKNRCKSGDHYWVNAYVTPIYDNNQVIGFESVRVKPTAEQIRRAEALYQRINQGKPAVPRRDKWLPVLQDWLPFILISQVGFLIGNWLGHSWGFALAAGLSVPLGLLGLSWQQRGLKRLLRLAEQTTSDPLIAQMYTDSRGVQARLEMAMLSQDARMKTCLTRLQDSAEHLSDQARQSDALAHKSSSGLERQRVETEQVAAAVNQMAATTQEVANHVQRTADATQEANRLTSQGRQIAGETREAIERLSAAVGETGQTVTQLAKDSDEIGGVVDVIKGIADQTNLLALNAAIEAARAGEMGRGFAVVADEVRQLAQRTAESTGQIHGLIAKLQQTASNAVLTMETGHRQAQEGVDRVMQADEALVGISEAVANITDMATQIAAATEEQTAVADEISRNISTIAELADQTAEQAQHSALLSEALTSTAGSQYSLVERFNR; this is encoded by the coding sequence ATGCGTAACAACCAGCCGATTACCCAGAGAGAACGGACTTTCCCTGCCCAGCAGCGGTTGATCTCCACCACCAACGCCAAGGGCGTGATCACTTACTGTAACGATGCCTTCATCGACATCAGTGGTTTCACCCGCGAGGAGTTGACCGGGGCGCCGCACAACCTGGTACGCCACCCCGATGTGCCGCCTGCCGTGTTTGCCCATATGTGGCAAACCCTCAAGCAGGGCCAGCCGTGGATGGGCATCGTCAAGAACCGTTGCAAGTCCGGGGACCACTACTGGGTCAACGCCTACGTCACACCGATTTACGACAATAACCAGGTCATCGGTTTCGAGTCGGTGCGGGTCAAGCCAACCGCCGAGCAGATTCGCCGCGCCGAGGCCCTGTACCAACGCATCAACCAAGGCAAGCCCGCAGTACCTCGCAGGGACAAGTGGCTGCCGGTGCTCCAGGACTGGCTGCCGTTCATCCTGATCAGCCAGGTAGGCTTCCTGATCGGCAACTGGCTGGGCCATTCCTGGGGCTTTGCCCTGGCTGCCGGGCTATCCGTCCCCTTGGGCCTGCTGGGCTTGAGCTGGCAGCAGCGTGGCCTCAAACGCCTGTTGCGCCTGGCCGAACAGACCACCTCCGACCCGCTGATCGCGCAGATGTACACCGACAGCCGTGGCGTGCAGGCGCGTCTGGAGATGGCCATGCTCAGCCAGGATGCCCGCATGAAAACCTGCCTGACCCGCTTGCAGGACAGTGCCGAACACCTCAGCGACCAGGCGCGCCAGTCCGACGCCTTGGCACACAAGAGTTCGTCGGGGCTGGAGCGCCAGCGGGTGGAAACCGAGCAGGTCGCCGCCGCCGTCAACCAGATGGCCGCCACCACGCAGGAAGTGGCCAACCACGTACAGCGCACGGCCGACGCCACCCAGGAAGCCAACCGCCTGACCAGCCAGGGCCGGCAGATTGCCGGGGAAACCCGCGAGGCCATCGAGCGTCTGTCGGCAGCGGTGGGCGAAACCGGTCAGACGGTTACCCAACTGGCCAAGGACAGCGACGAGATTGGTGGCGTGGTCGATGTGATCAAGGGCATTGCCGACCAGACTAACCTGCTGGCACTGAACGCGGCCATTGAAGCGGCGCGTGCCGGCGAGATGGGCCGTGGCTTTGCCGTGGTGGCCGACGAAGTCCGCCAGCTGGCCCAGCGCACTGCCGAATCCACCGGGCAGATCCACGGCCTGATCGCCAAGCTGCAACAAACTGCCAGCAACGCCGTGCTGACCATGGAAACCGGCCACCGTCAGGCGCAGGAAGGTGTCGACCGGGTGATGCAGGCTGATGAGGCATTGGTGGGGATCAGCGAAGCGGTGGCCAACATCACCGATATGGCCACCCAGATTGCCGCTGCGACCGAGGAGCAGACTGCAGTGGCCGACGAGATCAGCCGCAACATCAGCACCATCGCCGAACTGGCCGACCAGACCGCCGAACAGGCGCAGCATTCAGCACTGCTGAGCGAGGCGCTGACCAGCACAGCGGGTAGCCAGTATTCGCTGGTGGAGCGGTTCAACCGCTGA
- the acnA gene encoding aconitate hydratase AcnA, whose amino-acid sequence MPSLDSLNTLKPLQVGDQTYHYFSLTEAARQLGDLQRLPMSLKVLLENLLRWEDGHTVTGDDLRALAQWLSERRSDREIQYRPARVLMQDFTGVPAVVDLAAMRAAMAKAGGDPQRINPLSPVDLVIDHSVMVDHYGTPQAFHENVDIEMQRNGERYAFLRWGQSAFDNFRVVPPGTGICHQVNLEYLGRTVWTREADGRTYAFPDTLVGTDSHTTMINGLGVLGWGVGGIEAEAAMLGQPVSMLIPEVIGFKLTGKLREGITATDLVLTVTQMLRKKGVVGKFVEFYGDGLAELPLADRATIANMAPEYGATCGFFPVDQVTLDYLRLSGRPEATVQLVEQYCKAQGLWRLSGQEPLFSDSLALDMHEVEASLAGPKRPQDRVALGQVSQAFDHFIELQPKPLAKEVGRLESEGGGGVAVGNADQAGEIDYSHAGQTHTLRDGAVVIAAITSCTNTSNPSVMMAAGLVAKKAVEKGLQRKPWVKSSLAPGSKVVTDYFKAAGLTPYLEQLGFDLVGYGCTTCIGNSGPLDEAIEKAIGSADLTVASVLSGNRNFEGRVHPLVKTNWLASPPLVVAYALAGSVRLDLTRDPLGTGKDGQPVYLHDIWPSQQEIAAAVAKVDTAMFHKEYAEVFAGDAQWQAIEVPQAATYVWQADSTYIQHPPFFDDIAGPPPQIADIQGARVLALLGDSVTTDHISPAGNIKADSPAGRYLREKGVEPRDFNSYGSRRGNHEVMMRGTFANIRIRNEMLGGEEGGNTLHVPTGEKLSIYDAAMRYQQEGTPLVVIAGQEYGTGSSRDWAAKGTNLLGIKAVLAESFERIHRSNLVGMGVLPLQFKAGHDRKQLVLTGKERIDVLGLNGAQIRPGMSLPLRITREDGQQEQIEVLCRIDTLNEVEYFKAGGILHYVLRQMIAG is encoded by the coding sequence ATGCCCTCGCTCGATAGCCTGAACACCCTCAAGCCCCTCCAGGTCGGGGACCAGACCTACCATTATTTCAGCCTTACCGAGGCCGCCCGCCAGTTGGGTGACCTGCAACGCTTGCCCATGTCGCTGAAAGTGCTGCTGGAAAACCTGCTGCGCTGGGAGGACGGCCATACCGTCACCGGCGACGACTTGCGCGCCCTCGCCCAGTGGCTGAGCGAGCGGCGTTCTGATCGCGAGATCCAGTACCGCCCGGCGCGGGTGCTGATGCAGGACTTCACCGGTGTGCCGGCCGTGGTCGACCTGGCCGCCATGCGCGCGGCAATGGCCAAGGCCGGCGGCGACCCCCAGCGGATCAACCCGTTGTCACCGGTGGACCTGGTGATCGACCACTCGGTAATGGTCGACCATTACGGCACGCCGCAGGCCTTCCACGAGAACGTGGACATCGAAATGCAGCGCAATGGCGAGCGCTATGCTTTCTTGCGCTGGGGGCAGAGCGCCTTCGACAACTTCCGCGTAGTGCCGCCGGGCACCGGCATCTGCCACCAGGTCAACCTTGAATACCTGGGCCGTACGGTTTGGACCCGTGAAGCCGATGGCCGCACCTACGCCTTCCCCGACACCCTTGTCGGTACCGACTCGCACACCACCATGATCAATGGCCTGGGCGTGCTCGGCTGGGGTGTCGGTGGCATCGAAGCCGAGGCGGCCATGCTCGGCCAACCCGTGTCGATGCTGATCCCCGAGGTAATCGGCTTCAAACTGACCGGCAAGCTGCGCGAAGGTATTACCGCCACTGACCTGGTACTGACGGTGACGCAGATGCTGCGCAAGAAGGGTGTGGTGGGCAAGTTCGTCGAATTTTATGGCGACGGCCTGGCCGAGCTGCCCTTGGCTGACCGTGCGACCATCGCCAATATGGCGCCCGAATATGGCGCCACCTGCGGTTTCTTCCCGGTTGACCAGGTGACGCTGGACTATCTGCGCCTGTCGGGCCGCCCCGAAGCGACAGTGCAACTGGTCGAGCAGTACTGCAAGGCCCAAGGCCTGTGGCGCCTGTCGGGGCAGGAGCCGCTGTTCAGCGACAGCCTGGCACTGGACATGCACGAGGTCGAAGCAAGCCTGGCCGGGCCGAAACGGCCACAGGACCGCGTGGCGCTGGGCCAGGTCAGTCAGGCCTTTGACCATTTCATCGAACTGCAGCCCAAGCCACTGGCAAAAGAAGTCGGCCGCCTGGAAAGCGAGGGCGGGGGCGGCGTAGCGGTGGGCAACGCCGACCAGGCTGGCGAGATCGATTACAGCCATGCAGGCCAGACTCACACCCTGCGCGATGGCGCCGTGGTAATTGCGGCGATCACCTCGTGCACCAACACCTCCAACCCCAGCGTGATGATGGCTGCCGGGCTGGTGGCCAAAAAGGCCGTGGAAAAAGGCCTGCAACGCAAACCCTGGGTCAAGAGTTCCCTGGCACCAGGCTCCAAGGTTGTCACGGACTATTTCAAGGCCGCCGGGCTCACCCCCTACCTTGAGCAACTGGGCTTCGACCTGGTCGGCTATGGCTGCACCACCTGCATCGGCAACTCGGGCCCGCTGGACGAAGCGATCGAGAAAGCCATCGGCAGCGCCGACCTTACCGTAGCCTCGGTGCTGTCGGGCAACCGCAACTTCGAAGGCCGCGTGCACCCACTGGTCAAAACCAACTGGCTGGCTTCGCCACCGTTGGTAGTGGCTTACGCACTGGCCGGCAGCGTTCGCCTTGACCTGACTCGCGACCCGCTGGGCACCGGCAAGGACGGGCAACCGGTGTACCTGCACGATATCTGGCCCAGCCAGCAGGAAATTGCTGCGGCCGTGGCCAAGGTCGATACCGCGATGTTCCACAAGGAATACGCCGAAGTGTTTGCCGGCGATGCGCAGTGGCAGGCCATCGAGGTGCCACAGGCTGCCACCTATGTGTGGCAGGCCGACTCAACCTACATTCAGCACCCGCCGTTCTTCGACGATATCGCCGGGCCGCCGCCACAAATCGCCGACATCCAAGGCGCCCGGGTGCTGGCGCTGCTGGGCGACTCGGTGACCACCGACCACATCTCCCCTGCCGGCAACATCAAGGCCGACAGCCCTGCCGGGCGCTACCTGCGTGAAAAGGGCGTGGAACCGCGCGATTTCAACTCATACGGTTCGCGGCGCGGCAACCATGAAGTCATGATGCGCGGCACCTTCGCCAACATCCGTATCCGCAACGAAATGCTGGGCGGGGAAGAAGGCGGCAATACCTTGCACGTGCCTACTGGCGAAAAGCTGTCGATCTACGACGCGGCCATGCGCTACCAGCAGGAAGGCACCCCACTGGTGGTAATCGCCGGCCAGGAATACGGCACCGGCTCGAGCCGCGACTGGGCGGCCAAGGGTACAAACCTGCTGGGCATCAAAGCGGTGCTGGCGGAGAGTTTCGAGCGCATTCACCGCTCCAACCTGGTGGGCATGGGCGTGCTGCCGCTGCAGTTCAAGGCCGGCCACGACCGCAAGCAACTGGTGCTGACCGGCAAGGAGCGGATCGATGTGCTGGGCTTGAACGGTGCACAGATCCGCCCGGGCATGAGCCTGCCGTTGCGCATTACCCGCGAAGACGGGCAGCAGGAACAGATCGAAGTGTTGTGCCGGATCGATACCTTGAATGAGGTGGAGTACTTCAAGGCCGGCGGAATCCTGCACTATGTGTTGCGACAGATGATCGCTGGCTGA
- the rlmM gene encoding 23S rRNA (cytidine(2498)-2'-O)-methyltransferase RlmM produces the protein MNTLFMHCRPGFEGEVCAEISEHAARLGIAGYAKGKPHSASAEFVCTEEGGAERLMGALRFSELIFPRQWARGGYVELPESDRISVLLAQLAELPVFGSLWLEVLDSNDGKELSTFCRKFEVPLRKALEKAGRLVDDASRPRLLLTFISGRRVFAGVAPVNNSALWPMGIARLKFPREAPSRSTLKLEEAWHQFIPREQWDQRLGDDMTGVDLGASPGGWTYQLVRRGMLVTAIDNGPMAESLMDTGLVQHLMADGFTWQPKQPVDWMVCDIVEKPARTTSLIETWLGEGLCREAVVNLKLPMKQRYAEVRRLLDRMEATFKARKIRVSIACKQLYHDREEVTCHLRRLDLKPR, from the coding sequence ATGAATACCCTGTTCATGCATTGCCGGCCTGGTTTCGAGGGCGAGGTGTGCGCCGAAATCAGCGAACATGCTGCCCGCCTTGGCATTGCGGGCTACGCCAAAGGCAAGCCGCACAGTGCCAGCGCCGAGTTTGTCTGTACCGAAGAAGGCGGTGCCGAGCGGCTGATGGGGGCGTTGCGTTTCAGCGAGCTGATTTTCCCGCGGCAGTGGGCCCGGGGCGGTTATGTCGAGCTGCCGGAAAGTGACCGCATCAGTGTGTTGCTGGCACAGTTGGCCGAACTGCCGGTGTTTGGCAGCCTGTGGCTGGAAGTGCTGGACAGTAACGACGGCAAGGAATTGTCTACGTTCTGCCGCAAGTTCGAAGTGCCGCTGCGCAAAGCACTGGAAAAGGCCGGCCGCCTGGTTGACGATGCCAGCCGCCCACGCCTGCTGCTCACCTTCATCAGCGGCCGGCGGGTGTTTGCCGGTGTTGCCCCGGTCAACAACAGTGCGCTGTGGCCCATGGGTATTGCGCGCCTGAAATTCCCTCGCGAGGCGCCCAGCCGCTCGACCCTCAAGCTGGAGGAAGCGTGGCACCAGTTCATCCCGCGCGAGCAATGGGACCAGCGCCTGGGGGATGACATGACCGGCGTTGACCTGGGCGCCTCGCCAGGTGGCTGGACTTACCAGTTGGTGCGCCGGGGCATGCTGGTGACCGCCATCGACAACGGCCCGATGGCCGAAAGCCTGATGGACACTGGCCTGGTCCAGCACCTGATGGCTGATGGTTTTACCTGGCAGCCCAAGCAGCCGGTTGACTGGATGGTGTGCGACATCGTCGAGAAGCCGGCGCGCACCACCTCGCTGATCGAAACCTGGCTGGGGGAGGGGTTGTGCCGCGAGGCGGTGGTCAACCTGAAACTGCCGATGAAGCAGCGCTATGCCGAAGTGCGCCGGCTGCTCGACCGCATGGAGGCGACGTTCAAGGCGCGCAAGATCAGGGTGTCGATTGCCTGCAAGCAGCTGTATCACGACCGTGAGGAAGTGACTTGCCACCTGCGCCGGCTCGATCTGAAGCCGCGCTGA
- the tusA gene encoding sulfurtransferase TusA has translation MTDFTPDAILDATGLNCPEPVMMLHQHVRDLAAGGLLKVIATDPSTRRDIPKFCNFLGHELLQQQEDAGTFLYWIRKKAD, from the coding sequence ATGACCGATTTCACCCCCGACGCCATCCTCGATGCAACCGGCCTGAACTGCCCGGAACCGGTGATGATGCTGCACCAGCACGTGCGTGACCTGGCCGCTGGCGGCCTGCTGAAGGTCATCGCCACCGACCCGTCGACCCGCCGCGACATTCCCAAGTTCTGCAACTTCCTCGGCCACGAACTGCTGCAACAGCAAGAGGACGCCGGTACTTTCTTGTACTGGATCCGCAAGAAAGCCGACTGA
- the pdxB gene encoding 4-phosphoerythronate dehydrogenase PdxB, protein MLIVADENIPLLDAFFQGFGEIRRYPGRSLDAASVKDADILLVRSVTKVDRQLLEGSRVRFVGTCTIGTDHLDLDYFAQAGIRWSSAPGCNARGVVDYVLGSLLTLAELDGAALPERVYGVVGAGEVGGRLVRVLHGLGWKVLVCDPLRQAAEGGNYVSLETIVQQCDVISLHTPLQRGGEHPTWHLLGQAQLAQLRPGAWLINASRGPVVDNAALRELLLDREDVHAVLDVWEGEPQVDLQLADLCTLASPHIAGYSLDGRQRGTAQIYQALCRFLGVHEQVQLADLLPRPPLAQIELDASTDPAWALATLCRAVYDPRRDDADFRRSLSDDPQQQRAAFDQLRKQYPPRREIEGLAVRLRGESPQLAQLVSALGAELV, encoded by the coding sequence ATGCTGATAGTTGCCGACGAGAACATCCCGCTGCTCGATGCCTTCTTCCAGGGTTTCGGTGAAATCCGCCGTTACCCCGGCCGAAGCCTCGATGCCGCCAGCGTCAAGGACGCCGATATCCTGCTGGTGCGCTCGGTAACCAAGGTCGACCGCCAGTTGCTCGAAGGCAGCCGTGTACGGTTTGTCGGCACCTGCACCATCGGCACCGATCACCTGGACCTGGACTACTTTGCCCAAGCCGGCATTCGCTGGAGCAGTGCGCCGGGCTGCAATGCCCGCGGTGTGGTCGATTACGTGCTAGGCAGCCTGCTGACCCTGGCCGAGCTGGATGGAGCAGCACTGCCCGAACGCGTGTACGGGGTAGTGGGTGCGGGTGAGGTGGGTGGCCGCCTGGTGCGGGTGCTGCACGGCCTGGGGTGGAAGGTGCTGGTGTGCGACCCGTTGCGCCAGGCCGCCGAGGGCGGCAACTACGTTAGCCTGGAAACCATTGTGCAACAGTGCGATGTGATCAGCCTGCATACCCCGTTGCAGCGCGGTGGCGAGCACCCGACCTGGCACCTGTTGGGCCAGGCGCAGCTCGCGCAGTTGCGCCCGGGTGCCTGGCTGATCAATGCCAGCCGAGGCCCGGTGGTGGACAACGCCGCCTTGCGCGAGCTGCTGCTGGACCGTGAAGATGTGCATGCGGTGCTGGATGTGTGGGAGGGCGAGCCACAGGTCGACCTGCAATTGGCCGACCTGTGCACCTTGGCCTCGCCGCACATTGCCGGCTACAGCCTCGACGGCCGCCAGCGTGGCACGGCGCAGATCTACCAGGCGCTGTGCCGTTTCCTGGGGGTGCATGAGCAGGTGCAGCTGGCAGACTTGCTGCCCCGACCGCCGCTGGCGCAGATCGAGCTGGATGCCAGCACTGACCCGGCTTGGGCATTGGCGACCCTGTGCCGCGCCGTGTACGACCCACGACGCGACGATGCCGACTTCCGTCGCAGCCTGAGTGATGACCCGCAGCAGCAGCGTGCGGCGTTCGACCAGTTGCGCAAACAGTACCCGCCTCGGCGCGAGATCGAAGGGCTGGCGGTGCGCTTGCGTGGGGAGTCGCCGCAGTTGGCGCAGCTGGTCAGTGCCTTGGGGGCTGAGTTGGTCTGA
- a CDS encoding PA1571 family protein, producing MSLQHGNDNQKPQTIPQSQACGSIIDGKGREVPITEQMIQQACKALEESRVERVRKG from the coding sequence ATGAGCTTGCAGCATGGCAATGACAACCAGAAGCCCCAGACCATCCCGCAATCACAGGCGTGCGGTTCGATCATCGACGGCAAGGGGCGCGAAGTGCCTATCACCGAGCAGATGATCCAGCAGGCCTGCAAGGCTCTGGAAGAAAGCCGGGTCGAGCGCGTACGCAAAGGTTAA